In Mytilus edulis chromosome 8, xbMytEdul2.2, whole genome shotgun sequence, the genomic window TAGACCAAAATATTTACAGTTGTAGAAAAAAACAGTATGCAATAAACTTTCGGATGAATGATTACCAAACACAGACTTGTCCCACAATATTTCTTCCTGTTCAACTGAAATTGGATCTGCTTGTTTAACATTTATACCATACCCATCTGATGTTAATTTCTTCATCTGTGCATCAAGTATTTGTCTAAACCTCAGAAATCTGTCATCAGACTCGTTCAAAAAGTTAAGATTAGAAACACCGTGTGACCGCATTCCTCTTAGAAGTCCAGTTACAAGAAGATAAAGTGTTTTCGCTGGATATTTCTCTCCATTCTTTTTCCGAACTTCTACTACAAATTTTCCTAAAATGCTGTTAATATCTTGAACAGACAAATCCTTCAGGTTTGGTATAATTAAACCACTACCAATTTTAGAATTCTTCCAGTCTTCATAGACATTAACTGCccattttgtggctttctttgtgtttttgttctcAGCACCTTCAATAAGTGTATCAATTTCATTGTCTGTCATTTCTGCAAACCTTGATTCGACTCCTTGTTCCTGATCTTTAGGTTCTTCATCCTAAAATAAGATAATATCACATAATTCAACACATGGCAGAGGCAAAATccggcagtggcaaatatttcatgaatgttccggatgagaacaattaaacaataaaactagTCGGAAGTTTCCGTAAATGATTATATCAAGGGTCTAATtagcagatccagaactttttatttaAGGGGgagggctgactgacctaaaaggaggGGGCGCgcgtcatgcttcagtgattccatatataattaaccatttttttccacaaaagagGGACCCGGGACTCCATCCCTTGGATCCGTCTATGGGTCCACACCTCAAATCATGCAATAATGGGTCTGCGCGTGGCAGATAATTCTAAAAAAAGACGTACCTTGACATTTTGGATCTTTCCGTTTTCCGAAGGAACTTGCAACCATAGATCTAAGTCTAGTCCTAGGTCAAATGAAACAGCTGAGGTGTTGATTAAATCTCCAGATGCATTCTCATCCATCACATTACTAGGAAACTCTCCAAAAAAGTCCTCTATATTTACATTTCTCAGTTCCATTTCATCCTCCAATGTTTCTAATACTTGTGATAAGATCATATCATCCTCCGATAATTCATGATGAAATCCATCCATTTCAACGTCTTGTTGGGCGGATATGATTTATGCGGGAAAATCGttgacgtcatgtgttaaaacagttattggccaatcaaatcggtatatgttttaatttgcacagcacgagatgacccattAACCCGAACTCCTTCGTCGTTCGGGTTAAACAGGGTCACTCGAGCTGTGCAAATTAAAtcccatataccgacttgcttggtcaataactataacttgtTATTTGTAAAGTAGCCCCCGACCTCCAGCAGTCAGGCGGGCACGCAACTAAAAGATCGCTGGGGCGGTTCAATATCTATAGACATATCAAAGTTTTTAACATTGTATTTCCATGTACCTAAAGTATGAATCGATCATGTATTATATTATTTACTTCaacctttttgtaattttttgataGTGTTTATTCAAGTCATATTAACTTCACTTACTTTGAACGGATTCAAAAGCTGTATTTTTGTTGATGGTAGATTTTTTTGCGACTGTGTGAGTTGTTCTGGTTAGGTTTTTAATTAGAATTAAGCTTGAATCTAAtgtgacgtgcttctttagctttgtaaacaacactgtgataaaattcgcgataaaatatacttagcgcagacgcAGACTCAGAGacatacataataatggctgttacaatctGAATTAATACTATAGTATCTATTTgaagtgacttataggtccattgggccgggtgtaatttaattgaaatatttcaatattgtacataatttgttatacacaatgtcactataataaacatatttgtattgtattgtattgtattgtacaaTCTACTTCCCCCGTAAATCTTCATGTATTGAAACCTATTTGCAGActctttgccgattttattgttttaaaaagtgcaattaaaataaggcaaaataacttttattccaATTCGTATGCCtaataaaaaaagtaatgcacaagagctcggagaaatcaacaaaataaaaatgagataaaattccgcgaaagtctattaatctttttggcgcatttaagtcatttcaaaacatgacgtcatacaaatgaaaccgctaaagttgaaagttttaCGTTACGTGAACCATCGGAATTCGGATgattattgtattaaaactgatttttggaggtaggttttgttttattttcttttctattgcGTTATTCGCAAATTTactcatttcagcaagtcaacatggcggctccttagtcacaaaatgtcaactttggatttgacggaagcttacgagaaaaacatgtaaattaaaaatggcaaatgttgggtttgagaactTAAACATGACgttaaagaattaaaaagtttttttctagcagttattcTCGAAATAACCTACGcaagttatatatttataaagatatttgagctttatctaaaagggagtaaaaaagaacagccacatacatgacataatgaCCGtgtttgtcctattagaatcgaaataattcatggaatttCCAACAatttatggcttccatgaattatttcttaattaaggTCACTTGATGATGTCAAACACTTCCTTATCACTAAATAAAGGTTTAGTTTGGTTTGATGTGATGA contains:
- the LOC139485255 gene encoding uncharacterized protein KIAA1958-like encodes the protein MDGFHHELSEDDMILSQVLETLEDEMELRNVNIEDFFGEFPSNVMDENASGDLINTSAVSFDLGLDLDLWLQVPSENGKIQNVKDEEPKDQEQGVESRFAEMTDNEIDTLIEGAENKNTKKATKWAVNVYEDWKNSKIGSGLIIPNLKDLSVQDINSILGKFVVEVRKKNGEKYPAKTLYLLVTGLLRGMRSHGVSNLNFLNESDDRFLRFRQILDAQMKKLTSDGYGINVKQADPISVEQEEILWDKSVFGNHSSESLLHTVFFYNCKYFGLRGRDEHRNLQISQIQLGEDDNGNYIEFRGKDNKTYNGGLRHRYIAPKSVRQYLEKDCQTLKSYQMYMNAIYEIDKSVSSPFYRRPVLSEGSVKFDHILGANRLGSLMKTICQKGELKGNFSNHSGKRTLATRLYQAGVSEQMIMDRTGHRSKKAVRTYKRPADSMLKDVSNILNPSNKQIKLEDPKPLTDTRAILPEQVNMENTENAFNDSKPEGKYRGLPSNSSFQNCVFNFVTKM